A window from Prinia subflava isolate CZ2003 ecotype Zambia chromosome Z, Cam_Psub_1.2, whole genome shotgun sequence encodes these proteins:
- the LOC134564344 gene encoding uncharacterized protein LOC134564344 isoform X2 — translation MRVISGNQRLVLSLCSPWDVMRCHFFSETGPFRSALPPFSPEIQPRHTHIQTHTDTNTHKQNTHKQTHTQTHTNKTHKTHKYTQTHTNTHKHKQHKHTETDKHIRTHTPPHTQPPSPSGGAAVAAPGPGRSSGNTRELPLAPRLSGTWGRRQRGAREETERLRSTCGGCGGCEGAAALRALRVLVEVQVLLQGNVDSGTCCCHLSDPSRTSEAASGLLPDAV, via the exons ATGAGGGTGATCAGCGGGAATCAGCGTCTGGTCCTCTCGCTGTGTTCCCCGTGGGATGTGATGAGATGCCACTTCTTTAGTGAAACCGGTCCCTTCCGCTCTGCACTTCCTCCCTTTTCGCCCGAGATACAgcccagacacacacacatacaaacacacacagacacaaacacacacaaacaaaacacacacaaacaaacacacacacaaacacacacaaacaaaacacacaaaacacacaaatacacacaaacacacacaaatacacacaaacacaaacaacacaaacacacagaaacagacaAACACATacgcacacacacacctccCCACACACAACCTCCGAGTCCCTCCGGAGGTGCCGCTGTGGCCgctcccgggccgggccggagcTCCGGAAATACCCGGGAGCTGCCGCTGGCACCGAGGCTGAGCGGGACGTGGGGCCGAAGGCAGCGGGGAGCCCGTGAGGAAACGGAGAGGCTGAGGAGCACCTGCGGGGGCTGTGGCGGCTGTGAGGGAGCGGCGGCACTGAGGGCACTGAGG GTCCTGGTAGAAGTACaggtgctgctccagggaaatGTGGACTCAgggacctgctgctgccacctgaGCG ACCCCTCCAGGACAAGTGAAGCTGCTTCTGGATTGCTCCCAG ATGCTGTTTGA
- the LOC134564344 gene encoding uncharacterized protein LOC134564344 isoform X1 — protein sequence MRVISGNQRLVLSLCSPWDVMRCHFFSETGPFRSALPPFSPEIQPRHTHIQTHTDTNTHKQNTHKQTHTQTHTNKTHKTHKYTQTHTNTHKHKQHKHTETDKHIRTHTPPHTQPPSPSGGAAVAAPGPGRSSGNTRELPLAPRLSGTWGRRQRGAREETERLRSTCGGCGGCEGAAALRALRVLVEVQVLLQGNVDSGTCCCHLSDPSRTSEAASGLLPEFFIIRPIQK from the exons ATGAGGGTGATCAGCGGGAATCAGCGTCTGGTCCTCTCGCTGTGTTCCCCGTGGGATGTGATGAGATGCCACTTCTTTAGTGAAACCGGTCCCTTCCGCTCTGCACTTCCTCCCTTTTCGCCCGAGATACAgcccagacacacacacatacaaacacacacagacacaaacacacacaaacaaaacacacacaaacaaacacacacacaaacacacacaaacaaaacacacaaaacacacaaatacacacaaacacacacaaatacacacaaacacaaacaacacaaacacacagaaacagacaAACACATacgcacacacacacctccCCACACACAACCTCCGAGTCCCTCCGGAGGTGCCGCTGTGGCCgctcccgggccgggccggagcTCCGGAAATACCCGGGAGCTGCCGCTGGCACCGAGGCTGAGCGGGACGTGGGGCCGAAGGCAGCGGGGAGCCCGTGAGGAAACGGAGAGGCTGAGGAGCACCTGCGGGGGCTGTGGCGGCTGTGAGGGAGCGGCGGCACTGAGGGCACTGAGG GTCCTGGTAGAAGTACaggtgctgctccagggaaatGTGGACTCAgggacctgctgctgccacctgaGCG ACCCCTCCAGGACAAGTGAAGCTGCTTCTGGATTGCTCCCAG AGTTTTTTATCATCCGACCCATTCAAAAGTGA